From the Huiozyma naganishii CBS 8797 chromosome 2, complete genome genome, one window contains:
- the DLD2 gene encoding D-lactate dehydrogenase (similar to Saccharomyces cerevisiae DLD2 (YDL178W); ancestral locus Anc_7.286), with product MLKNLIWRQSPRVRSLVPRSFTAFYASKVPLTSESYLSLKRNDSFKRLSSDDIEYFRTVLSKQELLGSKEEGDLDPFNEDWMQKYRGQASLVLKPKTVEKVSLILNYCNEEKLAVVPQGGNTDLVGGSVPVFDEIVLSLSNLNKVRSFDPVSGIFKCDAGVILETANDYLVQRDHIFPLDLGAKGSCQIGGVVATNAGGQRLLRYGSLHGNVLGLEVVLPDGTILDSMHSLRKDNTGYDLKQLFIGAEGTIGVVTGVSILTPPKPRAVNVSFLAVKSYEDVQKVFVKAKGELAEILSAFEFMDAKSIELTRDHLKKDDITFPLEDEYPFYILLETSGSNKEHDDAKLEKFLETAMESELVIDGTMAQDETELKNLWHWREMIPESAQCNGGVYKYDVSLPLKDLYSLVEATNARLESEGLIGDESKPVIAAVGYGHIGDGNLHLNLACREYNKTIEKCLEPFIYQFVQSKHGSISAEHGLGFQKKNYIQYTKNEVEINMMKDIKKHYDPYGILNPYKYI from the coding sequence atgttgaagaatttgatCTGGAGACAGTCCCCGCGGGTGAGGTCGCTTGTGCCACGCTCCTTTACCGCTTTCTACGCTTCGAAAGTCCCATTGACTAGCGAGTCGTATCTTTCGCTCAAGAGGAACGATTCCTTCAAGAGGCTGAGCTCTGATGATATAGAGTACTTCCGCACGGTGCTCTCGAAGCAGGAACTGCTTGGTTCGAAAGAGGAGGGGGACTTGGACCCGTTCAATGAGGACTGGATGCAGAAGTACCGTGGGCAGGCGAGTCTCGTGTTGAAACCGAAAACTGTCGAGAAAGTGTCGCTCATCTTGAACTACTGTAACGAGGAGAAACTCGCTGTTGTACCACAGGGTGGGAACACAGACCTCGTTGGTGGGTCTGTCCCAGTGTTCGACGAGATCGTGCTCTCCCTGAGCAACCTCAACAAAGTGAGAAGTTTTGACCCAGTGTCAGGGATCTTCAAGTGCGATGCTGGGGTTATCCTCGAAACCGCAAACGATTATCTCGTCCAACGGGACCACATCTTCCCCCTGGATTTGGGAGCCAAGGGGTCCTGTCAGATAGGTGGCGTCGTTGCGACTAATGCAGGCGGACAGCGGTTGCTCAGATACGGGTCCCTCCACGGGAACGTCCTGGGACTCGAAGTGGTGCTCCCCGATGGGACTATCCTGGACAGCATGCACTCTCTGCGGAAGGACAACACAGGATACGatttgaaacaactgtTTATCGGTGCTGAGGGGACGATCGGTGTCGTTACGGGTGTCTCGATCCTCACACCACCGAAACCAAGAGCCGTGAACGTCAGTTTCCTAGCCGTGAAAAGCTACGAGGACGTACAAAAAGTGTTCGTGAAGGCAAAGGGGGAACTGGCAGAGATCCTATCCGCATTCGAATTCATGGACGCAAAATCGATCGAACTGACAAGAGAtcatttgaagaaggacgatATTACTTTCCCATTGGAGGACGAGTACCCGTTTTATATCCTACTGGAGACCTCCGGGTCCAACAAGGAACATGATGACGCCAAGTTGGAGAAGTTCTTGGAGACTGCAATGGAATCCGAATTGGTCATCGACGGTACAATGGCACAGGACGAGACGGAATTAAAAAACTTGTGGCATTGGAGAGAGATGATCCCAGAATCCGCTCAGTGTAATGGAGGTGTCTACAAATACGATGTCTCCTTGCCCTTGAAAGACCTGTACTCTTTGGTCGAGGCGACAAACGCCAGACTAGAAAGCGAGGGCCTCATCGGAGACGAGTCTAAACCTGTCATCGCTGCAGTCGGGTATGGTCACATCGGCGATGGTAACTTGCATTTAAACCTCGCTTGCCGCGAGTACAATAAAACGATCGAAAAATGCCTAGAACCGTTTATCTACCAGTTTGTTCAATCGAAGCACGGCTCAATTAGTGCAGAACACGGCCTGGGgttccaaaagaagaattaCATCCAATACACCAAGAACGAAGTCGAGATCAATATGATGAAGGACATCAAAAAACACTACGATCCATACGGGATCTTGAACCCTTACAAATATATCTGA
- the KNAG0B02960 gene encoding uncharacterized protein (similar to Saccharomyces cerevisiae YDL177C; ancestral locus Anc_7.284) produces MRGGSGSIVRNLSWAMRSWNESSILVDKKSKFQARCCTLTDQKEVPSMLNELVRETKAVAKASHPHMYAWRTGDVKTVAGSSNGTSKKRSQSRNRNNNKSDGDDQETRVKNLQQGSSDCGEAGAGQRLLTLLERSHAINVLVIVTRWYGGTPLGPARFRHISTAAVESLKLGKYIS; encoded by the coding sequence ATGAGGGGTGGTAGTGGGTCCATTGTAAGGAATTTGTCCTGGGCAATGAGATCTTGGAACGAGTCCTCGATTCTGGTGGACAAGAAGTCTAAATTTCAAGCGCGATGTTGCACACTAACCGACCAAAAGGAAGTCCCCAGTATGTTGAATGAATTGGTGAGAGAGACCAAAGCTGTAGCTAAGGCTTCCCATCCACATATGTACGCATGGAGAACTGGTGATGTGAAAACAGTTGCCGGTTCTTCAAATGGAACGAGTAAAAAGCGTTCCCAATCTCGTAATCgaaataacaacaaaagcGACGGCGACGACCAGGAAACGCGGGTAAAGAATTTGCAGCAAGGGTCCTCGGACTGTGGAGAGGCTGGTGCTGGACAAAGGTTATTGACTTTACTGGAGCGCTCTCATGCAATAAATGTTCTTGTAATTGTTACGCGATGGTATGGCGGGACACCACTGGGTCCCGCCAGGTTTAGACATATATCTACCGCGGCTGTAGAGAGTCTCAAGCTTGGAAAGTATATCTCTTGA
- the GID12 gene encoding Gid12p (similar to Saccharomyces cerevisiae YDL176W; ancestral locus Anc_7.283), producing MPNPIRFVVSTPCNQKGKPSGYRILELNNKRLSVVSYKKDKATDIGVTTQIFCYLKPKSRSVIPDHLNYDDVDHSDYMFVGKSNGLIEVIQDYEYKVSNTISLEPNFVLRCSPEDYSNGMFPDYVMIGLEYKDGLLYCCLSSGRIYTFILNLPEDYKQCDNLCLPDMPSTWKDQSFPSYFDPSEEIQSRETSDFLSKTEYTGRTKLKHICYYLIPIEKPKTTVPRSILYFIDLYRQQYIYRPSMLICLEDSVSGFQINPFDKLSFLTVSPRNPIMIRKVILPRTYLNYFITFSHIKKRIQEIIKQEIIPWEDVAIENGFHSFAFWMACESVYGYESISSTLWNEILENHGTGYLKSTVVWKQSHSRADDKLYESLYRMTNEQSQENIYTPTSRPQPRTTRSLQRHVLNEPVDFPQYSKWELNSFIRNVRKKSYTVDFNVISSIRHPGEIHHGTNTSTGRRTQFRHNGDEIRLRSNSSEILEGDQMLGESEQEDSEFFTEELETTTSFLTDRYKSMEIVAIDTFLILSVFRPKYQDEAILKIDSFNNQTIRTNDDYLRSSTDDEEILFDEILSRLSSFKKLFILTEYLYVVIDVNGILVVDKRKIKDTECFSKNDYGAFKVAGYNFGLVSDALFVSHSLTERRSSYNMEFVMIVTCLPGEIKAFGVVFNSDSKIGQVTPQDSLRLKKRNTFVDKLLLIDSGVAVPRKREPNDNANQVTISKRIKMRKERNGN from the coding sequence ATGCCAAACCCAATAAGGTTCGTGGTTTCGACTCCCTGTAACCAAAAGGGTAAGCCATCCGGCTATCGCATTCTCGAGCTGAACAATAAACGGTTATCAGTGGTCTCGTACAAGAAGGATAAAGCTACCGACATTGGTGTGACAACACAAATATTCTGCTATCTCAAGCCTAAGAGTAGAAGCGTTATACCGGACCACTTGAATTATGATGATGTGGATCACTCTGACTACATGTTTGTAGGGAAATCAAATGGATTGATCGAAGTGATCCAAGACTACGAGTATAAGGTATCAAATACGATATCCTTGGAACCCAATTTTGTTCTGAGATGCTCCCCAGAGGATTATAGTAATGGCATGTTTCCAGATTACGTGATGATTGGCCTCGAGTACAAAGATGGACTACTTTATTGCTGTCTGAGTTCAGGAAGAATCTACACGTTCATACTGAACCTACCTGAAGATTACAAACAGTGTGATAATTTGTGCTTACCAGATATGCCATCCACATGGAAAGACCAAAGCTTCCCCTCATATTTCGACCCAAGCGAAGAGATCCAATCCAGAGAGACAAGCGATTTTCTCTCCAAGACAGAGTATACAGGGAGGACGAAGCTAAAACATATATGCTACTATTTGATCCCAATAGAAAAACCAAAGACCACCGTTCCCAGATCAATCCTTTACTTCATTGACTTATACAGGCAACAATACATCTATAGACCCTCGATGCTAATCTGTCTCGAAGACAGTGTATCCGGGTTTCAAATTAACCCGTTCGATAAATTAAGTTTTCTCACTGTCTCTCCAAGAAACCCAATCATGATAAGAAAAGTAATTCTTCCTAGGACGTACCTCAACTACTTTATTACATTTTCTCAcatcaagaaaagaatacaGGAGATTATCAAACAGGAAATTATCCCGTGGGAAGACGTAGCCATTGAAAATGGATTTCATTCCTTTGCATTTTGGATGGCTTGCGAATCAGTATATGGATACGAGAGCATCAGTTCCACTTTATGGAATGAAATTCTGGAAAATCACGGTACAGGATACTTAAAATCAACGGTCGTTTGGAAACAGTCTCATAGCCGTGCCGACGATAAACTGTACGAATCGTTATACCGAATGACAAACGAACAATCTCAAGAAAATATCTATACACCAACGAGCAGGCCTCAACCAAGAACAACCAGAAGTTTACAGCGACATGTTTTGAACGAGCCTGTTGATTTCCCACAATATTCAAAGTGGGAACTTAACTCGTTCATTCGCAACGTCCGTAAGAAATCGTACACCGTGGATTTCAATGTAATATCATCTATACGACATCCTGGGGAAATACACCATGGTACAAACACGAGTAcaggaagaagaacgcAATTCCGACATAATGGCGACGAAATTAGGCTTAGGAGTAACAGTTCCGAGATTTTAGAAGGTGATCAAATGCTGGGAGAATCCGAACAGGAAGATAGTGAATTTTTCAcagaagaactggaaacGACAACCTCGTTTTTAACGGATAGATACAAAAGCATGGAAATAGTTGCAATAGACACTTTTTTGATACTGAGTGTGTTTAGGCCGAAATATCAGGACGAGGCGATCCTAAAAATAGATTCTTTCAACAATCAGACAATTAGGACTAACGACGACTACCTCAGATCTTCTACAGACGACGAAGAGATTTTATTTGACGAGATATTATCAAGATTATCCTCATTCAAGAAGCTGTTTATACTAACCGAATATCTGTACGTTGTTATCGATGTCAATGGCATATTGGTTGTCGACAAAAGGAAGATTAAGGATACTGAATGTTTCTCGAAAAACGACTATGGAGCTTTTAAAGTAGCTGGATATAACTTTGGTTTGGTTAGCGATGCGTTATTTGTCTCCCACTCTCTGACAGAAAGGAGAAGCTCGTACAATATGGAATTTGTTATGATAGTTACTTGTCTACCCGGGGAAATTAAAGCATTTGGAGTTGTATTCAACTCTGACTCAAAGATAGGCCAGGTCACACCCCAAGATTCACTCCgtttgaaaaagagaaataCATTTGTTGACAAATTGTTATTAATTGATTCCGGGGTGGCGGTACCCAGAAAGCGTGAACCAAATGACAATGCCAATCAAGTAACCATTTCGAAGCGTATCAAAATGAGGAAAGAGCGAAACGGAAACTGA
- the GET2 gene encoding GET complex subunit GET2 (similar to Saccharomyces cerevisiae GET2 (YER083C); ancestral locus Anc_7.277), whose translation MSELSDAEKRRLLKERRQKKFANGGASSRLNKITGQADSHLSTTSPLENEKKVTPTTNLGGATAFSEDAGKKQFSSPTVTSDTTTEEKDRNIEVELLKQLAGAQKQDGSSPDLFSLLKSMNPGGDTPDLSGMLPEEAVSPVDQALLNYHDYLVNRLKAWSILIKWCCFLLPYMYLVTRDGRPSVFQVPKSLSILTDPSHFFMVFTSFEIVAVSIFYQRLQTIERTNKVNTLHNTSKIVKLSSLIPEGVLPISNIKGKIVQVLQYWDVLSIFLTDVCFVLVFLGIMMYI comes from the coding sequence ATGAGTGAACTATCTGATGCCGAAAAGCGAAGgcttttgaaggagagaaGGCAAAAGAAATTTGCCAATGGTGGAGCCAGCTCTCGGTTGAACAAGATTACCGGCCAAGCGGATAGTCATTTGAGCACAACTTCGCCTTTAGAGAACGAAAAGAAAGTTACACCCACCACCAACTTGGGTGGAGCAACTGCATTCTCTGAAGATgcaggaaaaaaacaattcTCAAGTCCAACTGTTACTAGTGACACGACTACTGAGGAGAAGGATAGAAATATTGAAGTGGAGCTGCTAAAGCAATTAGCTGGAGCGCAAAAGCAAGATGGCTCTTCCCCTGACTTGTTTTCGTTGCTCAAGTCAATGAATCCGGGTGGCGATACTCCTGATTTATCCGGTATGTTACCAGAAGAAGCCGTTTCTCCTGTTGACCAGGCACTATTGAACTACCATGATTACCTAGTTAATCGATTGAAGGCGTGGAGTATTCTAATAAAATGGTGCTGTTTCCTACTTCCTTACATGTACCTGGTCACAAGAGACGGAAGGCCATCCGTGTTTCAAGTACcaaagagtttgtcaattttGACCGACCCTTCGCACTTCTTCATGGTCTTCACATCTTTCGAaattgttgctgtctctATATTTTACCAAAGACTACAAACAATTGAAAGGACCAACAAGGTCAACACTCTGCATAATACTAGCAAGATCGTAAAACTATCTTCTCTAATTCCTGAAGGAGTGCTACCTATCTCAAACATCAAAGGTAAAATTGTCCAGGTCCTACAGTATTGGGATGTTCTGTCAATATTTCTAACAGATGTGTGCTTTGTCTTAGTGTTTCTAGGTATTATGATGTATATTTAA
- the UTP7 gene encoding Utp7p (similar to Saccharomyces cerevisiae UTP7 (YER082C); ancestral locus Anc_7.275), whose product MAYSDAKIQKNGPKARDNQSKFERPISSNSDRKKKFKETRDKKLKAGMQRLNDKYAYAVSSAAATEYLLPESSGYLEAEDEMEKTFKVKQDEIKSSVDVTTKNKALNLKLTEFGPYHINYNRNGTHLLITGRKGHVASMDWRKGSLRAELNLNESCFGATYLQNEQYFAVAQKKYTFIYDHEGVELHRLHQHIEARHLQFLPYHYLLATAGETGWLKYHDVSTGQLVSELKTKMGPTTSMTQNPWNAVMHLGHSNGTVSLWSPSMPEPLVKLLSGRGRINSIAVDRSGHYMATVDGGKSLKIWDIRNFRELHSVENLPTPGTNVTISDTGLLAMSRGPHVTIWKDSLRRSKEAKPCFGSMGGLKNRNTSYMTELFPGNKVNNMEFVPFEDLLGVGHEDGVTNLIIPGSGEANYDALSINPYETAKQRQEQEVRTLLNKLPADTITLDPNTLGTVDKNASTIRLTAKDLAQAAIANEEKPKKNADIPQVKPEVKGKNSGLRSFLRKKTRNVIDERKLRVQKELEKEKASRKRAELVKRGEIAEDDKDVVSEALSRFS is encoded by the coding sequence ATGGCCTATAGTGATGCCAAGATTCAGAAGAATGGCCCGAAAGCTAGGGACAATCAATCGAAGTTTGAAAGGCCGATTTCAAGTAACTCTGAtaggaagaagaagttcaaggaAACTAGAGATAAGAAATTAAAGGCTGGTATGCAACGGCTGAATGACAAGTATGCATACGCGGTGTCGTCAGCTGCGGCCACTGAATATTTGCTTCCTGAATCCTCTGGTTATCTAGAAGCTGAAGATGAAATGGAAAAAACGTTTAAAGTCAAACAAGATGAGATCAAATCTAGTGTTGATGTCACAACGAAGAACAAAGCATTGAATTTGAAATTGACTGAATTTGGACCATACCATATCAATTACAATAGGAATGGTACACATCTTTTGATAACTGGACGCAAGGGACATGTCGCTTCTATGGACTGGAGGAAAGGTTCTTTACGTGCGGAGCTGAATTTGAACGAATCCTGCTTTGGTGCAACCTACTTACAAAATGAACAATATTTTGCAGTCgcacaaaaaaaatatacatTCATTTATGACCACGAGGGTGTTGAATTGCATAGACTGCATCAGCACATCGAGGCTAGGCATCTACAATTCCTCCCATACCATTACCTACTAGCCACCGCTGGTGAAACTGGGTGGTTGAAGTATCACGATGTATCTACGGGGCAACTGGTCTCTGAACTGAAAACGAAAATGGGTCCCACTACATCCATGACACAAAATCCATGGAACGCCGTTATGCACCTGGGACATAGCAACGGTACAGTATCACTTTGGTCTCCCTCAATGCCAGAGCCGCTAGTGAAACTACTGTCAGGTAGAGGTCGCATCAATAGTATAGCAGTAGATAGGAGTGGACATTACATGGCGACAGTGGATGGGGGTAAGTCTCTAAAGATCTGGGATATAAGGAATTTTAGAGAACTTCACAGTGTCGAGAACTTACCAACCCCTGGGACAAACGTGACGATATCTGACACGGGATTGCTTGCGATGAGCAGGGGCCCACATGTAACAATCTGGAAGGATTCACTGAGACGCAGTAAAGAGGCAAAGCCATGTTTTGGTTCTATGGGGGGTttaaaaaacagaaacactTCATATATGACAGAACTATTCCCTGGGAACAAAGTCAACAACATGGAGTTTGTGCCCTTTGAGGATTTGCTTGGTGTGGGCCATGAGGATGGTGTGACCAATCTAATCATTCCTGGCTCTGGTGAGGCCAACTACGACGCATTGAGTATCAATCCATATGAAACTGCTAAACAGagacaagaacaagaggtAAGAACAttattgaacaaattgcCAGCGGACACAATAACGTTAGATCCAAACACGTTAGGTACTGTTGACAAGAACGCCTCAACTATCCGCCTGACAGCGAAGGATTTGGCCCAGGCAGCAATAGCAAATGAGGAGAAACCTAAGAAGAACGCGGACATCCCACAAGTTAAACCAGAAGTGAAGGGTAAAAACTCTGGGTTACGCTCCTTTTTACGTAAGAAGACGCGTAATGTCATAGATGAAAGGAAGCTGAGAGTCCAGAAGGAGTtggagaaagaaaaggCGTCGCGTAAGAGGGCAGAGCTCGTGAAAAGAGGAGAAATTGCTGAGGACGACAAGGATGTCGTTTCTGAAGCTTTGAGCCGGTTTTCATAA
- the STD1 gene encoding Std1p (similar to Saccharomyces cerevisiae MTH1 (YDR277C) and STD1 (YOR047C); ancestral locus Anc_5.644), which translates to MFVSPPPATLMSQVLQRKHSKKNSDTQSNNIGLQPIVEENNSEHSIMTGAPSMYDPTALQQQQLNKNGTDFVSAPPEYADRARSEIRKRLLPPNSNNVRSARSSSHTSSRSVTSRNTNDRASIDHRSLASDDASSYQSSIFSHPSTMFTQSSGDIGLTPVSTCEITTAKFITHVTLEEALPKTFFDMYTAEVLMSDPTTVLPNGRPSFTKRELLDWDLNDIRSLLIVEKSRPEWGSQLPEVTTSGPNLPQFRLQLLPLNATDNCIITTLVSSDLYLEAHLDYEFKLTSAKYTVAAARKRHEQMTGRNEAVMHLSKPEWRNIIENYLLNVAVEAQCRFDFKQRCSEYRKWKLQQSNLKRPDMPPPKMIPSRKAMQNNLLKMTLMKNLHNSSQQANSSATTQGEMNEFHNDQGQKISLTPEEKANIWAHCQTQVYQRLGLDWKPDCVK; encoded by the coding sequence ATGTTTGTTTCACCGCCACCAGCGACTCTAATGAGCCAAGTGCTTCAAAGGAAAcattcaaagaaaaattcAGACACACAAAGTAATAACATCGGCTTACAACCGATTGTGGAAGAAAATAATTCAGAACATTCTATCATGACGGGTGCACCCTCCATGTATGATCCAACAGCActccagcagcagcagctgAACAAAAATGGCACTGATTTTGTCAGCGCCCCACCAGAGTATGCGGACAGAGCAAGGTCTGAGATTAGAAAGAGGTTACTCCCACCAAACAGCAATAATGTTAGGTCTGCAAGGTCCTCGTCTCATACGAGCAGTAGGTCAGTGACGTCAAGAAACACGAACGATCGTGCAAGTATTGATCACAGGAGTCTAGCGTCAGACGATGCATCCTCGTACCAATCGAGTATCTTTTCGCATCCATCCACGATGTTCACACAATCGAGTGGAGACATTGGCCTGACGCCTGTAAGCACATGCGAGATCACAACTGCGAAATTCATTACACATGTGACACTAGAGGAGGCTCTACCGAAGACATTCTTTGACATGTACACAGCCGAAGTATTGATGTCGGATCCGACGACAGTGCTGCCCAACGGCAGACCGAGCTTTACGAAGAGGGAACTGCTGGACTGGGATCTCAACGATATAAGGTCTTTACTGATTGTAGAGAAGTCGCGACCGGAATGGGGCAGCCAGTTACCTGAGGTAACCACGAGTGGACCAAACTTGCCCCAATTCAGACTGCAATTACTGCCACTAAACGCAACTGATAACTGTATCATAACGACTCTAGTCAGTTCAGATCTTTACTTGGAGGCACACCTGGATTACGAATTCAAACTAACCAGTGCCAAATATACAGTTGCTGCGGCACGGAAGAGACATGAGCAAATGACGGGCCGCAATGAGGCTGTAATGCATTTGAGTAAACCGGAATGGAGAAACATCATAGAGAATTATCTACTGAACGTCGCAGTGGAGGCTCAATGTCGCTTCGACTTCAAGCAAAGATGCTCCGAGTACAGGAAATGGAAACTTCAGCAGTCGAATCTAAAGAGACCGGATATGCCTCCACCAAAAATGATACCGTCAAGGAAAGCCATGCAAAACAATCTACTGAAAATGACCCTAATGAAAAACCTTCACAACAGCTCTCAACAGGCCAATAGTAGCGCAACGACTCAGGGAGAGATGAACGAGTTTCATAACGATCAAGGACAGAAAATTTCGTTGACTCCAGAGGAGAAAGCTAATATATGGGCTCACTGCCAGACTCAGGTATACCAGAGATTGGGGCTTGATTGGAAGCCGGATTGTGTGAAATAA
- the DBP5 gene encoding ATP-dependent RNA helicase DBP5 (similar to Saccharomyces cerevisiae DBP5 (YOR046C); ancestral locus Anc_5.643): MSDSSKENAADLLASLKIDEAEKKAPSNASSSLADRIAAEKKKHAANIDKKSEVKVSDDDKKGEPKKKVAEEDSNLVNSEYEVKVKLADIQADPNSPLFSVKSFDQLGLTPELLKGVYAMKFQKPSKIQERALPLLLHNPPKNMIAQSQSGTGKTAAFSLTMLSRVDLSLGECCQAICLAPSRELARQTLEVIQEMGKFTKIKSQLIVPDSFEKGQQILAHIVVGTPGTILDLMRRKRLDVNSVKIFVLDEADNMLDKQGLGDQCLRVKKFLPKNAQLVLFSATFAEQVRSYAKKVVPEANTLELQRNEVNVKAIKQLYMDCNDEKHKYEVLCELYGLLTIGSSIIFVQTKKTANVLYARLKQEGHQVSILHGDLQSQDRDRLIDDFREGRSKVLITTNVLARGIDIPSVSMVVNYDLPTLANGDADPATYIHRIGRTGRFGRRGVAISFVSDKKSFNTLSTIQKYFGDIEMTRVPTDDWDEVEEIVKKVLKE; encoded by the coding sequence ATGTCTGATTCCAGCAAGGAGAATGCTGCTGATTTACTAgcatctttgaaaattgATGAAGCAGAAAAGAAGGCGCCATCCAATGCGTCTTCCTCGCTCGCGGATAGAATTGCAgctgagaagaagaaacacgCTGCCAACATTGACAAGAAATCCGAAGTGAAGGTGTCAGACGATGACAAGAAGGGGGAACCTAAGAAGAAAGTTGCAGAGGAGGACTCGAATCTAGTCAATTCTGAATATGAAGTGAAAGTGAAGCTGGCCGATATCCAAGCTGATCCGAACTCGCCGCTGTTCAGTGTGAAGTCTTTTGACCAGCTAGGGTTGACCCCTGAGTTACTGAAGGGTGTCTATGCTATGAAGTTCCAAAAACCTTCCAAGATCCAGGAGAGAGCTCTCCCCCTGCTGTTGCATAACCCTCCGAAGAACATGATTGCGCAATCCCAATCCGGTACCGGTAAGACTGCTGCCTTCTCGCTAACGATGCTTTCCCGGGTGGATTTATCTCTTGGGGAGTGTTGCCAAGCTATCTGTCTAGCCCCCTCGAGAGAATTGGCGAGGCAGACACTAGAAGTCATCCAAGAGATGGGCAAGTTCACCAAGATCAAATCCCAGCTGATTGTCCCTGATTCCTTTGAGAAGGGCCAGCAGATTCTGGCGCATATCGTTGTTGGTACGCCCGGTACCATATTAGACCTGATGCGTAGGAAGCGGCTTGACGTGAACTCTGTCAAGATTTTTGTACTTGACGAGGCGGACAACATGTTGGACAAGCAAGGTCTAGGGGATCAGTGTTTACGTGTGAAAAAGTTCTTACCAAAGAACGCGCAACTTGTGTTATTCAGTGCTACTTTCGCTGAACAAGTGCGTTCATACGCGAAGAAAGTGGTCCCCGAGGCGAACACTTTGGAATTACAAAGAAACGAGGTCAATGTGAAGGCGATCAAGCAGTTGTACATGGACTGTAACGATGAGAAGCATAAGTACGAGGTTCTGTGCGAGCTTTATGGGTTATTGACCATTGGGTCATCTATCATCTTCGTACAGACGAAGAAGACCGCCAATGTGTTGTACGCCAGGTTGAAACAGGAGGGTCACCAAGTATCCATTTTGCACGGTGATTTGCAGAGTCAGGATAGAGATAGATTAATTGATGATTTCCGAGAGGGCAGATCCAAAGTGTTAATCACGACCAACGTGTTGGCGCGTGGTATCGATATCCCCTCTGTGTCCATGGTGGTGAACTACGATTTACCTACTCTGGCGAACGGCGATGCTGACCCTGCGACGTACATACACCGGATCGGGAGAACCGGTAGGTTTGGGAGAAGAGGTGTGGCCATCTCGTTTGTCTCGGACAAGAAATCCTTCAACACGCTTTCGACTATTCAAAAATACTTTGGCGACATTGAGATGACGCGTGTTCCTACTGACGACTGGGACGAGGTCGAAGAGATCGTCAAAAAGGTGTTAAAGGAATGA